The stretch of DNA CCAGATCCGGACGCGACCACTTCGTCATCGCCGCCTCCGTACGACGCCAGTCGACCAGGTCGACCGGGAGCTCGTCGAGGAACCGGCTCGCGGGGTTGTGCGCCGGTGCACCCCACGCCGACCGGACCACCGCGCGGGAGAGGAACAGGCGCTCGCGGGCTCGGGTGATCCCGACGTAGGCCAACCGTCGCTCCTCCTCCAGCTCGGTGGTGTCGCCGAGGGCACGAGAGTGTGGGAAGACCCCGTCCTCCATGCCGGTGAGGAAGACCACCGGGAACTCCAGCCCCTTGGCGGTGTGCAGGGTCATCAAGGTGACCACCCCGTCCTCGCCCTCGGGGATCGAGTCGGAGTCGGCGACCAGCGCCACCCGCTCCAGGAAGTCGTCCAGACCCGGGGAGAGGATGCCGGCGTCCACGTCGGCGGGATCCGCAGAGGGCCCCGCGACCGGGTCGTCGGAGAACTCCCGGGCGACCGCGACGAGCTCGGCCAGGTTCTCCACCCGGGTCGCGTCCTGGGGGTCGTCGCTGGCCTCGAGCTCCTCGAGGTACCCCGAGCGAGCCAGGGTCGACTCGAGGACCACGTCGGGACGCTCGCCGCCCGCCACCATCGACTGCAGCTCGGTGATCATGCCGACGAAGGTGCGGATGTTGGCGGCGCTGCGGGTGGCCAGCCCGGGCGCGTCGTCGGCGCGCTGGAGGGCCTCCCAGAACGTCAGGCCCTCGCGTTGGGCGAGCGCGTCCACGCACTCGACCGCGCGGTCGCCGATCCCCCGCTTGGGGGTGTTGAGGATCCGGCGCAGGGAGACCTGGTCCGCCGGGTTGGCCAGGGTGCGCAGATAGGCGAGCGCGTCGCGCACCTCGCGCCGCTCGTAGAACCGCACCCCGCCGACGACCTTGTAGGGCTGCCCGGTGCGGATGAACACCTCTTCGAAGACGCGGCTCTGCGCGTTGGTCCGGTAGAAGACCGCCACGTCGCTGGCCTTGTGGCCGGCGTCGACCAGCTTGTCGATCTCGTCGCTGACGAAGCGGGCCTCGTCCCGCTCGTCGTCGGCGACGTAGCCGACGATCCGCTCACCGTCGCCGGCCTCGCTCCACAGCCGCTTCTCCTTGCGACCCTTGTTGTGCGTGATGACGGCGTTGGCGGCGGTCAGGATGGTCTGGGTGGAGCGGTAGTTCTGCTCGAGCAGGATCGAGGTGGCGTTGGGGAAGTCCTGCTCGAAGTCGAGGATGTTGCGGATGTTGGCGCCGCGGAAGGCGTAGATCGACTGGTCCGCGTCGCCGACCACCATCAGCTCGGCCGGCTCACTGCGCGGCGAGGTGGGGTCGAGGTCCTCCGGATCGTCGGCACACAGCTCGTGGATCAGCGCGTACTGCGCGTGGTTGGTGTCCTGGTACTCGTCGACCAGCACGTGCCGGAACCGCCGCCGGTAGGTCTCGCGCACCTCCGGGAACTGCCGGAACAGGTGCACCGTGGTCATGATGAGGTCGTCGAAGTCGAGCGCGTTCGCCTCGGTCAGGCGGCGCTGGTAGAGCGTGTACGCCGCGGCGTAGCTCTCCTCGAGCTGGTTCTTCGCGTCCTTGGTGGCGTCCTCGGCGGTGCGCAGCTCGTTCTTCTGGTCGCTGACCCAGTGCAGCACCTGGGCCGGCTGGTAGCGGCGCGGGTCGAGATCCAGGTCGCCGACCACGAGACCCATCAACCGCTTCTGGTCCTGCGCGTCGTAGATCGTGAAGTTGGACTTGTAGCCGAGCTTGTCGATCTCCTTGCGCAGGATCCGGACGCAGGCGCTGTGGAAGGTGCTGACCCACATGATCCGGGCGCGCTTGCCGACCAGGTCCTCGACGCGCTCCTTCATCTCGGCGGCCGCCTTGTTGGTGAAGGTGATCGCCAGGATCGAGCCCGGATGGGCACCCCGCTCGCTGATCAGCCAGGCGATCCGCCGGGTGAGCACGCGGGTCTTGCCCGACCCCGCGCCCGCCACCACCAGCAGCGGCACGCCCTCGTGGGTGACGGCGGCGCTCTGCGGCGGGTTGAGCCCGGCGAGCAGCTCGTCGCGGCTCGGGCCGCGGCGAGCAGGGCGCTCCTCGGGCAGGGCGAACAGGGCGGCGGGTTCGGGCGTACTCATGCTGGGGCAAGCCTAGGTCGCCGGGCCGACAGTTCCCGACTCAGCGGCGCAGCTCGAGCCGGCGTACGTCGCCCGAGAGCAGCGTCAGCAGGCTCGACCCGCCGATCACCGCGGCGACGACGACCAACCACCGCTCGAAGCCGACCGCTTCGGCGACCGGACCGGTCAGCGCGAGTCCCAGCGGCCGAGCGACGAACGAGCCCACCAGGTCGAAGGCGTAGACCCGCGACAGCTTGTCGTCCGCCACGTTCTGCTGGATCGCCAGGTCCCAGAAGACCGAGAAGATGGAGAGTCCGACGCCGTGCAGGAAGGCGCCGGCCCACACCAGCGGCGGCGTCGGCGCGAGCGCCATCGCCAGGGGGAACAGCGCCGTCGTGGCGAGCAGCATGGTGCCGATGAACAGGGAGCGGCGCGGGCGCCAGCGCAGGCAGATCAGGCCGCCCACGACGAACCCGACCATCAGCCAGGCCAGGGCCGCGCCCCAGGCGGCCCGGCCCATGCCCTCGCCGACCACGATGGGTCCGAGGACGTTCTGGGCACCGCCGAAGAAGAAGTGGTAGAGCAGGGCCTGGCCGATCAGCAGCCAGAGCCAGGCGTGCCGCAGCACCTCCCGCGCACCTTCGCCCAGCTCGGCCACGACCGTACCCCGCGGGCCGGCGGCCAGATCCGGGATCCGCAGCCGGGAGAAGCACACCGCGGCGACGCCGAACGTCGCCGCGTCGATCATGATCGCCCAGCCGGCGTCGACGGCCGCCACGAGGATCCCGCCCACGGCGTACCCGATGGTCATGGCGAGCTGCTGCAGGAGCGCTCGGGTGGCGACGGCGCCGGCCAGGTCCGCTTCGGGCACCGTCATCCGGGTGACGGCCTTCGAGGCCGGTCCGCTCAGCGCTGAGAGCACACCGGCGATCATCCCGAGGGCGGTGAGGCCTCCGATCGAGGCGTGGTGCAGCACCAGGGTCAGTGCCAGCACCGCCTGGATCGACGCACTGCCCATCGACGAGCCCTGCATCATCAGCCGACGCGAGACCCGGTCGCCGAGAACGCCACCCAGCAGGGTCGTGAGCACCTCGGCGGCGCTGAACGCCGCCTCGACCAGTCCCAGCTCGGCGGCGCTCCCACCCAGGTCGAGTACGGCGAAGGCCAGCGCCACCGGCGTGATGGCGTTGCCGAAGGAGCTGACGGCGCTGCCCCCGGCCAGGAGCCGGAACTCGCGATGACGCAGCACGCCGGAGCGCTCGAGCGCCACGATGCTCATGTCCCGCAGAATAGTTCGCTGACAAACTATTCGCCAACGAATAAGGTCGGGGCATGGAGGGCGAGGACTGGGCCGACCGGCACGTCGAGCGCTGGCGCGACCACTGGATCGACATCGACTTCGACGACGACGTCGAGGCCATCACCGTCCGGATCAACCGGGTGCGGGCGCACCTGCAGCGCACCAAGCAACAGGCCGTGACCGAGGTCGGGCTGCAGGACTTCGAGTACGACACGCTGCACGTGCTGATGATCCGCGACACCCCCGGCCGTGCCAGCCCCTCGCAGCTGGCCGAGGACCTCGGCATCAGCAACGCAGGCATGACCGGCCGCCTCGACGGCCTCGAGCGGTCCGGGTGGGTGGAGCGCCGCGCCGACCCCGCCGACAGGCGCCGGGTGCACATCGAGGCCACCGCGGCAGGCCGCGACGTCTGGCGCAGCGCGATGCGGCTGCGCGGACGTGCCGAGGACGAGCTCTTCGGCGTTCTGACCCCCGCCCAGAGGCACACGCTGGCCGCCCTGCTCAAGGAGCTGACGCTGCGGATCGAGGAGGGCTAGATGTCGGCGGCGCACCGGCGCGGCCCCGCCGTACGATCGGCCACTCGGTCAGCAGAAGGTGACGTCTCGACTCAGAGCAGGCGGCGGTCGGAGGCCCAGCGGGTCAGCTCGTGCCGGGAGGAGAGCTGCAGCTTGCGCAGCACGCTGGACATGTGGGTCTCGACCGTCTTGATCGAGATGAACAGCTCCCTGGCGACCTCCTTGTAGGAGTAGCCGCGCGCGATCAGCCGCATCACCTCGCGCTCCCGCTCGGTCAGCCGGTCCAGGTCCTCGTCGACCGCCGCCACCTCGATCACGCCGGAGAAGGCGTCGAGCACGAAGCCCGCGAGCCGGGGCGAGAACACGGCGTCGCCGCCCGCGACGCGCTCGATGGCGGCGGCCAGCTCGGGGCCCGTGATCGTCTTGGTGACATAGCCACGCGCCCCGCCGCGGATGGTCCCGATCACGTCCTCGGCCGCGTCGCTGACCGACAGCGCCAGGTAGCGCGGCCGCCCGTCGACGCTCGGCGCCCGTCGCATCACCTCGACACCACCGCCGCCGGGCAGGTGGACGTCGAGGAGCACCACGTCGGGCTGCCGGCTCGCCACCGCCGCGACGGCGCTGTCGACGTCCTCGGCCTCGGCGACCACCTCGATCCCCGGCTGCTCCGCGAGCTCGGCCCGCACCCCGCTGCGGAACATCGCGTGGTCGTCCACGACCACCACTCGCACGCTCATCTCGCCTCCTCACTCTCCCCGCACGGCATCCGCAGCCGCACCTCGGTGCCCTCGCCGGGGCCGGTCCTGATCTCGGCACTGCCTCCGTGCCGCTCCATCCGCGCCCGGATCGAGTCCCGTACGCCGTGGCGGTCCTCGGAGACCTCCGCCAGCGCGAAGCCGACGCCGCGGTCGCGGACGAACACCTCGACCGCACCGGGGTTCACCTCGGCATAGACGTCCACCCGTGCCACCGCTGCGTGCTTGGCGGCGTTGGTGACGGCCTCGCGCGTGGCCGCGACGATCGGCCGCAGCGTCGCCGTCAGCGGCCGGTCACCGACAGCCACCACGTCGACCGCGACACCGTGGACGTCCTCCACCTCGGCCGCCACCTGCCGCAGCGCGGCGGCGATGCTGGCGTCGGGCGAGACGCTGTCGGCGTACAGCCACGACCGCAGGTCGCGCTCCTGCGAGCGGGCGAGCCGTGCGACGGTGACCGGGTCGTCGGCGTTGTTCTGGATCAACGCGAGCGTCTGCAGGACCGAGTCGTGCAGATGCGCGGCCACGTCGGCCCGCTCCTGGGTGCGCACCCGCTCGGCGCGCTCGGCACCGAGGTCGGAGACCAACCGCAGCGCCCACGGTCCGACGATGACGCCGATGCCGGCGAAGCCGAGGAGGAAGGCGCCCAGGAGCTGTCCCGCATCCCCCGCCGAGCCTCCGCGCAGCGAGAAGAGCCCGAAGGCGACCAGTACGAGGAGCATGCCGGCGGCCACCCGGACGTAGGACGCCCAGCCCCCGCGGCCGAACACCAGCGCGACCGGGTCGAGGCGCTCCCCGGCGTCGAGCCAGCGCGCCCGCTGTGCCTCGTCGGCCTGCCGCCACAGCAGTGCGACACCCGCGACGGCGATGACCACCGGCCAGAAGAGCGTGCCGATGCCCAGCGCGGACTCCACCAGCAGGACGCCGCCGAAGCCCAGCACGACCAGCGCGATGGCGGGGCCGGCGTCGGTGAGCCGCCGGATCCGGCCCGGCCGGCGGCCGCCGCGCCGCGCGCTCTCGGCACCGGGAGTGCCCGGCTCGTGCGCCGGGGCGGCGGGCAGGAACAGCCACAGCCCGGCGTAGAGCAGCACGCCGAGCCCGCTGAGCAGGGCGGTGGCGACGAAGAAGACCCGTACCCACATCACCGCCACCCGCAGGTGCTCGGCCAGGCCCGCGGCCACCCCACCGACGATGCCGGTCTCGGTGTCGCGATAGGCCTTGGGAGGCAACGGGAGCTCGCTCATCGTGGAGCCATCGTCACACGCGACGCGCGCGCGGTTCCATGAGGAACATCCCTGATCCCGGCCTCGGGGCCGCTCCGGAGGATCAGGGGACTCCCCGATGGCCGTACGGCGCCGCGCCCGGGAGGCTGGGGACATGACCACGACTCCGACCGATGCCCCGCACGATCCGGGTCCCGGCACACCTGCCGGGGCGCCCGCGTCGCACCACCTCGGCAACCTGCGGCGCAGCCGCGACGACCGGCACATCGCCGGCGTGGGCGGAGGGCTGGCGCGGCACTTCCAGATCGACCCGATCGTCGTCCGGGTGGCCCTCGTCGTGCTGATCTTCTTCGGCGGCGCCGGCCTGATCCTCTACATCGGCGCCTGGTTGTTCGTGCCCCAGGAGGGCAAGCGGTCTGCGATCGTGCGGCTCGACGAGCGCAGTCGCGCCTTCGTGCTCTACGGCGTGGCGGCCCTGGCCACGGTGGCGCTGCTCGGCGACACGGCCGGGCACCTGCACGCACCGTGGCCCGTCTTCGTGATCGCGGTGATCGCGCTGCTCATCATCAGCGAGCGCCGCGGCGAGCTCCGGCTGCCGGGGCGACGGGAGCCGGCCGGTGCCACCCCGCCCGCGACGCAGCAGACGCAGCAGACGCAGCAGGCTCCGCCCCAGGTGCCGGCGCCCGACGACGTACCCGTCGCTCCGACCAACCCCCGCAAGCGCGGTCCGATCCTCTTCTGGTTCACCATCGCGCTGATCGCGCTGGCGGAGGGGGTGCTCGGGATCGTCGACCTGGCCGGGGCCTCGGTCGCCGGTCCGGCGTACCCGGCGCTCGCGGTGGGGATCATCGGCCTGATGCTCGTCGTGGGCGCGTTCTGGGGCCGGGCGGGCGGCCTGATCCTGCTCGGCTTCGTGACCAGCCTCGTCCTGGTCGGCAGCCTGGCCGCGGACAAGTGGCAGCTCGACGGACACGGGCGCAGCGTGCACTACACCCCGACTTCGACCGCGGCCCTGCGCACCGAGTACCACCTCGGCACCGGCGAGCTCCGGCTCGACCTCTCCCAGGTGAGCGACCCCACCGCGCTCTCCGGCCGCTCCGTCTCCGTGACCGGCCACGTCGGCAGCATCGAGATCGTCGTCCCCCCACAGATCTCGACCACGGCCGAGGGTGTGGTCAAGGGGCCGGGGCAGGTCGAGATCTTCGGTGAGGGCCACGGTGGCATCCACCCCCGCAACAGCGGCTCGGTCACCGGCAGCCTGACCAGCGTTCCCCTCTACATCCACGCCGACCTCAACGTCGGCCAGATCACCGTGGAGACCAGCGATGAGTGACGAGACCCGATCCCTGCCCGCTGAGCCGGAGCAGCCGGAGCGCACCGAGCTGCTCGAGGAGGCGGTCGATCCCGAGCCGGGCGAGCGGCCTCGCCACGACGAGGGTCAGCGGCGTACGGGCTCCCATCCGATCAATGTCGGCCACCTCGTGATGGGCCTGGTCTTCCTCGCGATCGTCGGCGGCTGGGCGCTGGTGCAGAGCGACACCGTGACCGGGACCGACATCCGCTGGCTGTTGCCGCTGCCGTGGGTCATCGGCGGCGGGGTCGGCCTGATCGCTGTGGCGATCTCGGGCCTGCGCCGCCACGGCGTGGGCCGCTGACGCCGAGACGTCACCTTTCGCGGGTCGAGTGTCCACCTCCGCGGCCACTCGACCCGCGGAAGGTGACGCCTCGGCTGCTAGGCGGGCTCGCCCACCACGGTGCGCGCCAGCGCCTCGACGGCCCTGTCCGCGTAGTCGGTGAAGACCCCGTCGACGCCGGTGGCCAGCATCGCGCGGTGTGCGCCGACCGGGCCACGCAGCGTCCAGACGAACACCTTGAGGCCGGCGCGGTGCGCCTCGGCGAGCAGCGGCCTGACCGCACCGTCGGCGCTGAGCACCATGGTGCGACGGGGACCGATGGCGTCGGCGTACGCCGCTATCGCGTGGCAGTCGATCCGTCCCCAGGTCTCGTCGACCAGCTGCACCAGCGGCAAGGAGGTCAACGGGTCCATCCGGCGGACGAACTCCGGGTCGAAGGACTGGATCCAGACCCGCGTGGCCGGCCGGTCGACACCGTGGTCGCGCAGGGTCTGCAGGAGCGGACCCACCATCGGCAGCCCGGCCGCCGCGAAGTAGGCGGGGTGCTTGACCTCGATGTGCAGCCCGATCCGGCGGCCCATCCGCGCCGACTCCTCGGCGACGAGCAGCAGCAGCTCGTCGAGGCTGATGATCGGGTCGTACGCCGTGGGGGCGTGCAGCGAGCGCAGCTCGGCGAAGGTGAAGTCCTCGGTGAACCAGCCGCGGCAAAGCTTGTCGCCGACCTGCCGGACCGTGTGCCGGCCGGCGAACTCCGGTCGCGACGCCACGTCGGTGGTGCGGGACAGCTCGTTCTCGTGGCGGACGACGAGGACGCCGTCGCTGCTCATCACGATGTCGGTCTCGACCGCGTCGGCACCCATCCGGATGGCGAGGCGGTAGGACTCCAGCGAGTGCTCGGCGAGATGGCCCGGGGCGCCACGGTGGCCGATGACGAGAGGCATGTCCCCACGGTCCCGAGCCGGGTTGAAGCCCGGAACGCTCCCCGGCCGATGGAGTGTTAACCGTTGGTGACGATCAGGGGGCGTCGTCCTCGCGCCACGTGACCCCCTCGCGGATGATCCGCGCCGGGGTACCGGCGACGGCGGTCCGCGCGGGCACCTTCTGACCCCGCACCAGGCTGCGCGCCCCGACGACGGCACCGTCACCGATGTCGACGTGACCGGTCACCACCGCGTCGCGGCCCAGCCAGACGTGGCGACCGAGCCGGATGGTGGCGCCGTACGGGTTGATCCGCTCCCCCGTGACGACGTCCTCGAGCCGGTGCATGTCGTCGGTGGCGACGTAGACGTCGGCCGCCCAGAGCTGATCGGTCCGGGCGATGATCGAGCCGCCGTTGCGGGCGTCGATGACGGCGCACCGGGTGGCGAGGACAGCACCGTCGAGGACGACGGCGGAACGGGCCCCGCAGTAGATCTCACCGGCGGTCAGCTCGGTGCCGGGGCCGAGGAACACGGTCGCCTCGTCACCCCCGACCAGCAGCGAGACGAGGTTGGTCAGGTCGGCCGCGACCACGACCAGGGCGTCGGCGAAGGGATAGAGGGCCAGCCGCCCGACCAGCGCCGGGTCCACCACCGCGCCCTCACCGAGGTAGAGCGCGTTCCCGCCGTCGTGCCACCACCCCGGCAGCGGGTCGAGCACCCGCCGGAGGGTCAGTACGCCGAGGACCTCGGGGTCGACACCGGCACCGAGCAGCCGCCGCCGGTGGGCAGGGCTGAGCGTCTCTCCCCGGGTCCACCCGGTCACGGAAGGCATGCCGGGTTTCTACCACCCGACGCCGGGCAACCCGGAGGAGATGGACTCTTCGACGGAACGGTCCGCCGCCGGGACCGATGACCAGACCGAGCACCGACCCGACGACCGACCCGACGACCAGCCCGACGACCAGCCCGACGACCGACCCGACGACCAGCCCGACGGCCGGGACGAGACGCACGCGGAGCGGATGGACCGGCTCTTCGACGATCTGCTGCAGGAGCTCAGGGTCATGCAGACGGGTGCGCAGCTGACCTCCGGCTTCCTGCTCACGCTGCCGTTCCAGAGCCGGTTCACCACGCTCGACGACTTCCAGCGGGGCCTCTACCTCGTGCTGGTGGTGCTCGCCCTGCTGACGACGGCGTTCGTGATGACAGCCGTCGCGGTGCACCAGCGGCTGACCGGCCGTCAGGTCAAGGACCGCGTGGTCGAGGCGGCGCAACGGCTGCTGACAGCGGTGCTGACCACGCTGGCGCTGTTGGTCGACGGCATCGCGATGCTGGTGTTCGACGTGGTGTGGCATCGCGCTGCGGCCATCACCGCTGGGATCGTCCTCGGGCTGGTGCTGGTCGGCCTGCTGGTGGTGCTTCCGCAGCGCATGCGCCGGCTCCAGTAGACGGCGAGAACGGACCGTGCACCACCCGTGCGCGCGACCCTGACAGAATCGGTGTCATGAAGCTCTCGACGCAACTGGCCTACTTCGGCAACCCGCGCGAGGCCGCCGACCAGGTGGTCGCCCTGGAGAAGGCGGGCCTGGACCAGCTGTGGGTGGCCGAGGCCTACGGCTTCGACGCCGTCTCGCTGCTCGGCTACCTCGCCGCCAAGACCGATCGCGTCGAGCTCGGCTCGGGCATCCTCAACATCTTCTCCCGTACGCCGGCCGCGCTGCTCCAGACCGCCGCGGGGCTCGACAACGTCTCGGGCGGCCGGGCGATCATCGGCCTGGGCGCCAGCGGCCCGCAGGTGATCGAGGGCTTCCACGGCGTGCCCTACGACCGCCCGCTGGCCCGCACCCGCGAGATCATCGACATCGTCCGCCGCGGCCTGCGCCGCGAGGCGCTGACCAGCGACGGTCTCTACCAGCTGCCGCTGCCGGCGGCCCAGGGCACCGGGCTGGGCAAGCCGCTCAAGCTGCTCAACCGGCCCGAGCGCTCCGACGTACCGCTGTGGGTGGCGGCGCTCGGGGGCAAGAACGTGCAGATGACCGCCGAGGTCGCCGACGGCTGGCTGCCGTTCCTCGTCTACCCCGAGAAGGTCGGGACCGTCTGGGGAGAGGCGCTCGCCGCCGGCAAGGCCGAGCGCAGCGCCGACCTCGGGCCGCTCCAGATCAGCGCCGGCGGCCTGCTCGCCATCGGCGAGGGCGACGACGTCAAGGCACTGCTCGACCAGATGCGCCCGATCTACGCCCTCTACATCGGCGGTATGGGCGCGCGCGGGAAGAACTTCTACAACGACATGGCCCGCCAGTTCGGCTTCGAGAAGGAGGCGAAGCAGATCCAGGACCTCTACCTCGACGGCCACAAGCGCGACGCGGAGGCGTTGGTGCCGCTGGAGTGGCTGGAGGCGGGCAACCTGGTCGGGCCGGCGTCCTACGTCAAGGAGCGGATCGCCGCCTTCGCCGAGGCAGGCATCACCAGCCTGCAGGTGACCCCTGCGGCCGGCACCGACGCGCTCGCCTCGGTGAGCCAGGTCAAGGAGTGGATCTCCTAGCCGCCCGGGCTGTCATGGGGACCGCTTGCGTCCCCACGCCGCGCCTAGCGCGAAGAGGTTGGAGACGCGGAAGTGCTCCATCGCGTCGGCGACGCGTCGCCGGCCGGTCCGGTCGGAGATCCCGAACGCCCGTGAGGCTGCCTCCAGCGTCGCTCCACGCGACATCAGCCGCAGCAGCGGGTCCCAGGTGGCGGGCTCCTCGCGCACCGGGACGGCGTCGGCCCACATCTCGTCGAACACCCACTGGGCCAGCCCGGCGACGGCGGGGCTGCGGATGGCGATGGTCGAGGTGGGCCAGCCCTCACCCCACTTCAGCGGAAGGGCCACCACCTCGCCGTCGGCGACCCAGAACCAGCTGACCGGATCGGCGGTGATCCGGATGTCCACCCCGGCGTCGAGCTCCTGCCGGATCCGCTCGGCCGCCTCGGGACGCGCGGTGTCGGTGAGGTTGCCGATGATCCGGGCGCGGTTACCTTCGCGCCCGATCACGCTGTGCCACAGCGCCTGCATGTCCGGGTCCGCGACGAAGAGGCGGGAGGCGTCCGGCAGCACGATGTCGGTGCGCCGCAGGTCCTGGCGCTGGATGACCTGGTGCCACAGGTCGGTGACGGCCGACCAGCCATGGAAGACCTCGACGTCGAGGATGCCGTGGCCGGCCCCGCCGACCTCCCAGTCACGGGCCAGGCCCGGCAGCTGGGCGACCAGCTCGACCAGCTCCTGGAGCCGGCGGCTGACCTGGTCGTTGACCTCGACGGCGCGCCGGCGTACGACCTCGGCGACAGCCTCGTCGGGCGCCAGGTAGTGGATGTCCTCCCCATACAGCGCGAGATAGCCCTCGGCCGCCAGCTCCCGCACCTGCTCGCGCACGGTCTGCTCGTCGCGCATCGCGACCTCGCTGAGCGCGGCGACGGTGCGCGGCCGGGCCCGGAGCGCCGTGGCGAGCAGCGCGATGTGTCGAGGCGGCATGACGTGATGGTTGCACGCGGAGGCGTCGGGCATGCGTCGCGCGTCCGATCGCGGACATGACCGCTTCCGGCCACCGGTTCCGCTGCGGGGCCGGCCGCAGCGCCCGAAGGTATCCGATAGGCCCCAGGTCGGGGCCCTCGGTTTGGAGGACGTTAATGAAGAAGTTGTACGGCGGTATCGCAGCCGCCGCCCTGGTCGCGACCGGGATCGCCTGCGGTGCCGGGAGCGCTGGGGCGGTCGCCCCGACGTGGCCGGTGTCGCTCGGCTTCACTCCCGACTCGCGCGTGTCGTCGGTGGTCTCGACCGATGGAACCGCTGTGTACACCATCGGCTTCGACAGCGCCGACCGGACCAGGTTCGACGTCGCCACCACCCTGCTCGCGACCGGTGCAACGACCACCCAGACGCTGACGCTGACCCCGGTGGGTGACGCGACGATCGCCGCCGTCGACTCCGCCGCGGTCAGCCCGACCGGCCAGATCGTCATCTCGGCGGCTCAGAACGGTCCCAGCGGCTACAGCGATGGCGTGTGGACGGCGAAGGTCGGCGACACCGAAGCGCTCGAGACGCTCTCCGATCTGAACGGAGCGGGTCTGATCGCCATCTCCCGCAACGGCGAGCATGTAGCGCTCCCGGTCATCGACGACCAAGGCACCGGCGCGGAGCTCTACACCTTCGCGCCGTCGAGCTCCGTCGCCTCCAGTGTCCCCCTCGGCGAGCCGGGCGATTTCCTGACGCCCAGCGGCGTGGCGGTGACCGACTCCGGCACCGCCTTCTTCGCAGGCGTCGAGTACGCGACCGACGGCGACGACGCCGGGACGCCGCAGCTGTGGACGGCCGCCGACGGCGGTGCGGCGAGCGTGCGCAAGCTTGCCGGACCGCCGAACGCGGTGACGCTGGCCGGCTCCCGGGTCGTCGTCGCCGAGAGAGACGACCAGAGCGAGGACGGGAGCACCCCGATCCAGGTGTTCGACGCCACCGACGGCGAACCCGTCACCGGCCGGATCCCCGTGGGAGCGACCGCACTCGCCGCGTCGACCAGCGGCGACACCGTGTGGGCCAGCGACGGCGGTTCCATCGTCCGGGTCGACCTCGACGAGCTCACCTCCTACTCCGACACGAACCCCGCGCCCTCGGCGTACCCCGGGTACTCGGTCGCCGCCCTGGTGTCCGGTGACGACGCTCTCTACGGCGTCGACGCGCCGTACGACCCCGAGAGCGGCGCGCCGCAGCCGGCCCGGCTCTTCTCGCTGGGCACTCCCGCGCCCATCAGCGACGCCACGCTGACCGACTACAACCAGGCGGACCAGGACAGCCCCGGCCTGTTGGTGAACTGGACCGACCCGGCCGACGCGACCGGTCTGAGCTACCTCGTCACCGCCACCGACCAGGCGGCGCCGCACGACTCGGTCACCGTGTCGGGCAACTCCGGCGGTGTCTTCCTCGA from Nocardioides sp. BP30 encodes:
- the pcrA gene encoding DNA helicase PcrA; this encodes MSTPEPAALFALPEERPARRGPSRDELLAGLNPPQSAAVTHEGVPLLVVAGAGSGKTRVLTRRIAWLISERGAHPGSILAITFTNKAAAEMKERVEDLVGKRARIMWVSTFHSACVRILRKEIDKLGYKSNFTIYDAQDQKRLMGLVVGDLDLDPRRYQPAQVLHWVSDQKNELRTAEDATKDAKNQLEESYAAAYTLYQRRLTEANALDFDDLIMTTVHLFRQFPEVRETYRRRFRHVLVDEYQDTNHAQYALIHELCADDPEDLDPTSPRSEPAELMVVGDADQSIYAFRGANIRNILDFEQDFPNATSILLEQNYRSTQTILTAANAVITHNKGRKEKRLWSEAGDGERIVGYVADDERDEARFVSDEIDKLVDAGHKASDVAVFYRTNAQSRVFEEVFIRTGQPYKVVGGVRFYERREVRDALAYLRTLANPADQVSLRRILNTPKRGIGDRAVECVDALAQREGLTFWEALQRADDAPGLATRSAANIRTFVGMITELQSMVAGGERPDVVLESTLARSGYLEELEASDDPQDATRVENLAELVAVAREFSDDPVAGPSADPADVDAGILSPGLDDFLERVALVADSDSIPEGEDGVVTLMTLHTAKGLEFPVVFLTGMEDGVFPHSRALGDTTELEEERRLAYVGITRARERLFLSRAVVRSAWGAPAHNPASRFLDELPVDLVDWRRTEAAMTKWSRPDLGGERFGNGLGTITGTGRRNFSSAAIRADAAAKSKPAREVPALVPGDRVTHDTFGLGSVVSIEGVADKTVASIDFGTQGVKRLLLRYAPVQKL
- a CDS encoding ATP-binding protein, whose amino-acid sequence is MSELPLPPKAYRDTETGIVGGVAAGLAEHLRVAVMWVRVFFVATALLSGLGVLLYAGLWLFLPAAPAHEPGTPGAESARRGGRRPGRIRRLTDAGPAIALVVLGFGGVLLVESALGIGTLFWPVVIAVAGVALLWRQADEAQRARWLDAGERLDPVALVFGRGGWASYVRVAAGMLLVLVAFGLFSLRGGSAGDAGQLLGAFLLGFAGIGVIVGPWALRLVSDLGAERAERVRTQERADVAAHLHDSVLQTLALIQNNADDPVTVARLARSQERDLRSWLYADSVSPDASIAAALRQVAAEVEDVHGVAVDVVAVGDRPLTATLRPIVAATREAVTNAAKHAAVARVDVYAEVNPGAVEVFVRDRGVGFALAEVSEDRHGVRDSIRARMERHGGSAEIRTGPGEGTEVRLRMPCGESEEAR
- a CDS encoding response regulator transcription factor, giving the protein MSVRVVVVDDHAMFRSGVRAELAEQPGIEVVAEAEDVDSAVAAVASRQPDVVLLDVHLPGGGGVEVMRRAPSVDGRPRYLALSVSDAAEDVIGTIRGGARGYVTKTITGPELAAAIERVAGGDAVFSPRLAGFVLDAFSGVIEVAAVDEDLDRLTEREREVMRLIARGYSYKEVARELFISIKTVETHMSSVLRKLQLSSRHELTRWASDRRLL
- a CDS encoding MarR family winged helix-turn-helix transcriptional regulator gives rise to the protein MEGEDWADRHVERWRDHWIDIDFDDDVEAITVRINRVRAHLQRTKQQAVTEVGLQDFEYDTLHVLMIRDTPGRASPSQLAEDLGISNAGMTGRLDGLERSGWVERRADPADRRRVHIEATAAGRDVWRSAMRLRGRAEDELFGVLTPAQRHTLAALLKELTLRIEEG
- a CDS encoding MFS transporter encodes the protein MSIVALERSGVLRHREFRLLAGGSAVSSFGNAITPVALAFAVLDLGGSAAELGLVEAAFSAAEVLTTLLGGVLGDRVSRRLMMQGSSMGSASIQAVLALTLVLHHASIGGLTALGMIAGVLSALSGPASKAVTRMTVPEADLAGAVATRALLQQLAMTIGYAVGGILVAAVDAGWAIMIDAATFGVAAVCFSRLRIPDLAAGPRGTVVAELGEGAREVLRHAWLWLLIGQALLYHFFFGGAQNVLGPIVVGEGMGRAAWGAALAWLMVGFVVGGLICLRWRPRRSLFIGTMLLATTALFPLAMALAPTPPLVWAGAFLHGVGLSIFSVFWDLAIQQNVADDKLSRVYAFDLVGSFVARPLGLALTGPVAEAVGFERWLVVVAAVIGGSSLLTLLSGDVRRLELRR
- a CDS encoding PspC domain-containing protein — encoded protein: MTTTPTDAPHDPGPGTPAGAPASHHLGNLRRSRDDRHIAGVGGGLARHFQIDPIVVRVALVVLIFFGGAGLILYIGAWLFVPQEGKRSAIVRLDERSRAFVLYGVAALATVALLGDTAGHLHAPWPVFVIAVIALLIISERRGELRLPGRREPAGATPPATQQTQQTQQAPPQVPAPDDVPVAPTNPRKRGPILFWFTIALIALAEGVLGIVDLAGASVAGPAYPALAVGIIGLMLVVGAFWGRAGGLILLGFVTSLVLVGSLAADKWQLDGHGRSVHYTPTSTAALRTEYHLGTGELRLDLSQVSDPTALSGRSVSVTGHVGSIEIVVPPQISTTAEGVVKGPGQVEIFGEGHGGIHPRNSGSVTGSLTSVPLYIHADLNVGQITVETSDE